AACAGGTTGAGTTGCCAGAAGGTTGCAATAATTACTACAATGCTCGAAGTATTTATAACCTCCAAGACCAGACGTAAAATAATCACCGTCTACACAAAATACCCCGATTATCGGGTGCACGTACGGGGCTTGGCAAAAATGATCAAAGAGGATCCGGGTAATGTTCAGCGAGAGCTGAAAGGCCTAGAACACGTGGGGTTCGTGAAGTCGGCCAAAGAATCCAACTCCCGGGTGTACTTTGCAAATCCGAGGTTTCCGCTCTATAGGGAGCTGCAAAGTATTGTTTTGAAGTCTCAGGCCTCTAAGCGCAAATCCGCTTAACTTTCTCTTATACACGAGTAAACCTGTTATACTAAAAGCAATGGAAGCTGTAGGTGTTGGTAAGATAGGAAATCTATCGGCATCATTGCCGCCGGTAGTACGTGCTTTGTTGGCCAAACGAGGATATGAATCAGACGAAGCAATATCTGCTTTTCTCAACCCTAAGTACGAAGGCAACTTGGCAGATCCTTACCTTATGAAGGATATGAAGAAGGCTATAGACAGGTTGCTTGTGGCCAAAAAGCGGTCTGAAACCGTGGCCGTCTACGGAGATTACGATATAGACGGTGTGGCAGCTACAGCTCTGATACTAGAAGTGCTTGAGGCAAATAATATAGACGCCTTTGCCTATATCCCGGACCGCTACGAGGAGGGCTACGGGCTGAATACCGAGGCCTTGGGTGCTATTAAAAAACGCGGCGCCAGTTTGGTGGTAACGGTTGATTGCGGCATTACATCTGCCGATGAGGTCGCATGGGCAAACAAAAAGGGGTTGGACGTAATAATTACCGATCATCATGAGGTACCAGAGGTGGTGCCGGAGGCCGTTGCCGTCGTTAACCCTCGCCAGCCATCGGACAAATACCCATACAAGGAATTAGCCGGGGTCGGCGTGGCATTCGCTGTGGCCAGAGCTCTGCAGCAAGCCACAGGTCAGCCTGCAGAGGGGCAGGAAAAGTGGCTGCTCGACCTGGTAGCGCTAGGCACCGTTTGCGATGTAATGCCGCTGACAGGCGAAAACCGCATAATGGCCAAATTCGGGCTACTAGTCTTAAGCAAGACTAAAAGGGTAGGGCTGGTTGCCCTGGCCCAGTCGGCCGGCTTAGTACTGACAGATGTTCGGCCGTATCATTTAGGGTTTGTAATCGGCCCGCGCCTGAATGCTGCCGGTCGCCTGGAGCATGCCGCGCATAGTTTAGATTTAATCGCGACCAAAGATCCTGTACTTGCCCAAAAGCTGGCTTATAGCCTGGAAGAGTTGAACCACAAAAGGCGAATAGAGCAATCGCGCATTACGGCTGAAGCCGATGCCGCCGCTCAGGAGTTTTCCGAAGACCCAATACTAGTGCTGGCCGACCCCTCTTGGTCGCATGGTGTGGTGGGGATTGTAGCTTCTAAGCTTGCCGAAAAGTGGCAGAAACCGACCCTTATACTGCAAGTGCTAGGGGATTTGGCAAAAGGTTCGGGCCGCAGCGCAAACGGCTACAATTTAATTGACGGCCTGCAGTCGGCACAGGATATATTTGAAAAACTGGGTGGCCACCATTTTGCCGCCGGCTTTACCTTGCCGGCAGCCCGCATTAATGATTTGCGCCAGCTGCTAGCCGCTCATTATCGGCAGGTGGAGTCTACTCTGCCGCCTCCAGCTAACCGCGAGGCAGACCTGCAGCTAGAAGACATATCAGAGGTAAACTGGCAGCTATACGACGCCCTGCAGGCTCTCGAGCCCTATGGCCACGGCAACCCCCAGCCGGTACTAGGTATTGATGGTGCAAAGATAATAGATGTGACCGTCATTGGCCAGAAGAAAGAGCACCTGAAGCTAAGGATTACTGGCAAAAGCGGCTCAATTTACGAGGCCCTGGCCTTTAACCAAGCCGAAAAGTATGCCCATTTGCGCTCTGGCCAATTGGTCAATATAACCTTCTTTATAGAGAAGAACCAATACAATGAGCGCTCACAATTACAGTTGGTGTTAGTGGCCGTACAGTGACCAAGGCAAGCTTGCGGGATAGCCTTAGGCTATGCTAGCCTACAAGAAGTTTGCGGAGTAAATTAAGTGGCAAAACAACAGTTTCAAAACGTGCGTGGTATGCCCGACATTCTGCCCGAAGTGGCGGTTAAGTTTAATTATTTAATCGATCTGTTCAGGCAACTGGCAGCCGATGCCGGA
This portion of the Candidatus Dormiibacterota bacterium genome encodes:
- a CDS encoding ArsR family transcriptional regulator; amino-acid sequence: MLEVFITSKTRRKIITVYTKYPDYRVHVRGLAKMIKEDPGNVQRELKGLEHVGFVKSAKESNSRVYFANPRFPLYRELQSIVLKSQASKRKSA
- the recJ gene encoding single-stranded-DNA-specific exonuclease RecJ; protein product: MEAVGVGKIGNLSASLPPVVRALLAKRGYESDEAISAFLNPKYEGNLADPYLMKDMKKAIDRLLVAKKRSETVAVYGDYDIDGVAATALILEVLEANNIDAFAYIPDRYEEGYGLNTEALGAIKKRGASLVVTVDCGITSADEVAWANKKGLDVIITDHHEVPEVVPEAVAVVNPRQPSDKYPYKELAGVGVAFAVARALQQATGQPAEGQEKWLLDLVALGTVCDVMPLTGENRIMAKFGLLVLSKTKRVGLVALAQSAGLVLTDVRPYHLGFVIGPRLNAAGRLEHAAHSLDLIATKDPVLAQKLAYSLEELNHKRRIEQSRITAEADAAAQEFSEDPILVLADPSWSHGVVGIVASKLAEKWQKPTLILQVLGDLAKGSGRSANGYNLIDGLQSAQDIFEKLGGHHFAAGFTLPAARINDLRQLLAAHYRQVESTLPPPANREADLQLEDISEVNWQLYDALQALEPYGHGNPQPVLGIDGAKIIDVTVIGQKKEHLKLRITGKSGSIYEALAFNQAEKYAHLRSGQLVNITFFIEKNQYNERSQLQLVLVAVQ